A window of Fusarium musae strain F31 chromosome 1, whole genome shotgun sequence genomic DNA:
CTCTCTTGTAACCACCCCAAAACCCTTCCCTCACCCCTCATCCCCAAGCGAACAGCCATCATGTCGTCCGCAACCAACACCACCCCCGAGGTCATCACCCCCTCCGAGAGCAGCGCATCCGCCACTgctctcatcaccatcaccatggcCACCAACCCCTCCACCCTCGAGCGTCTCCCGCAGGAGATCctcctcaaagtcaacaagctcctcatcttTCGTGGCGCCTCCCGCCTCGCCCGTACCTCAAAGTATCTCTACCGCATCCTCAACCGGGAGATCTACAAGCTCGCCGGCAAGCACGACAACTGGTACCCGCTCTTCGCCGCAGCAGCCACCGGCAACATCGGCACCTTTGAGCGCTGCTTCGAGAACGGCGCCGTGGTCGACACCCACTGGCCCCTGTACTCGACTCTGGAGTTTGGACACGGCCAGCGTCTCTACCTCACCCTCGGCTGGCGTCCTCTGCGCCAGGCCATCTCCTCTCGACAGACCGTCGCTGTGGACTGgctcctccatcatggcgCTGATCCTGATGAGACCCTCCTGGAGGCGGTCTTGATGCACCGTCGCGAGGCGCCCCTTGCTTTTGCCTTTCGTTGTGGACACGGGCGGTTCCAGAACTGGATCACCTGCCGTACCATTCTCTttgatctccttgaggcTGGCGCTGACCTCAATGAGGTCGAGCAGGGTCCGGCTGATGAGATCGAGGCTATGTACGACTACCGTTGGTACATCTCCGCGTACTGGCAGTCTGGACTTTGAGCACCGAAGTTCTCGAGACAGTCACGCGTCGTCGCACTAAACGACTTTCTTTTGGGTTTTGACCTTTCCTTTTCGCTTTGTCTTTTACATCTCGCCATCATTTCACCTGTTCGCTCTTATTCCCGAGTATTCCTGGCATGGAAACACTGAGTAGTGGATGAAGCGATGTGATGATTGGgctaggtacagggtagtgAGGTAACAAGGGCTCACATGGCGTTGGACGGTATAGGCGTATGAAAGGATGGATGGAATACCCATGTGATTTTAATCATCATCTCCGCTCTATGAGTAGGCAACGGTATCATTTGCAGGCTTTCATGTATGGCCATGAGGATATGTTCTTATTTTGGAGGAAATCGATGCACACTGTAATGAAGTAGACAGAAATCTATTGCTTGTACTGTCTCGCAAAAAACAAATCGTATACGCTCTCGCAAGTCTAGTCTATGAAAATCTAATGCAATCCACTCTCCCCCGTTCTCGCCATGTGTTGCTGGCACTTGATCATGATATCCAATTGATCACTAACATCCTTCAACCGCCCCAGCACCTTTCTGTTGCCATCGGTGAAGTTGAGGATCGAGTACGGCACACCAGTGTCGTTGCAGAATTCTCGGATCATGACCTGCACCTTGCGCAGGTTGTGGCGCGGCACACGAGGGAACAGGTGGTGGACGGCCTGGAACTGGAGACCGCCGTGCACAAAGTCCATCCACGCAGGGCAATCAACGTCCATGGTGGTGCGGAGCTGGCGCTGCGCAAAGGACTCGGTCTCGCCGAGGTCGACGGTCGACATTCCCCAGTGGGAGAGTGTGATTTGCACGTGTAGTGGCATAGTGATGATGTGGGAGAccaggacgaagatgacgcgGGTGGTCCAGTCGGGAAGACCGCGCCAGAGGAGGCAGTAACCGAAGAGGAACCAGTAGCAGGCCATGAAGGTGATCTCGGTAGGGCGAATCCACCAGGCGCGGCTCTTTCCAAGCTGCGAGGACTTTTCAGAAAGGACGTGCAGCCAGGAGAGGAGGTACAGGTTGAAGCGAGCGATGCCCATGACGGGGTAGTAAGTCCAGCGCTGGAAGGGAACGAGGAAATCGGCTGCGGCGTCCCAGACGAAAGTGAAGTTGTAGTAAGTTGAGCGAAGGGACTTGAAGAATGAGGGGCAAGTCGCAAACAGAGGGACGTTCTGAATATCAGGATCATGTTCCTAAACAAGTCAGCATTGAGTTGTGGTTGGTGAGCGCGAGTTGTCTTACAGGTTGGTTCGTCACAAGGTGGTGCACGTTGTGACTGCTCTTCCACCATCCAATCGACAGACCACAGCAGAAATCAGCAATAAACATGCCAATAAGAGTGTCGACGACAAAATTAGACGTAATCGCAAGATGGCCAGCATCATGCGCGCTAAACATGATTTGATGCTACCCAAGTCAGTCCAAAGCTTTCACACTCACGACAAGGAGAGCGACATACCCAGAACAATCCCAGGAACACAGCAGATGTGATGTACCACTGGTTATAAAACAACACGCCAAAGAGCGTAAACAGCGTGGTGTACCGCATCATCTCCTTCCCATACTCAACGTACGGACACTGGTAAAGACCCTCATCGTGGATCCGctggtgaagaagctggtACTTTCTCGCAATCTCTTCCTGCACCCTTGTATCCAGCGAAGGGTACGTTTCAAGGTCGTTCTGAATCTCCCGTGCGACTCCTGCATTCGCCACACGGAGCGTCGCAGTGCGCTTTCGTGAGTCGTCTGTCTTTACTGCCCGCTGACGAAGACCTTGTCCTTCATCCTTGACGTCGACCACGCTGGGCGATGACGAGGCGGAACTAACGGCGTCGTCGAGGCTCGTGTTGTCGGTGTCGTCGGTGTCGGAGGATGTGCTCGAGTCCGAGATGTCGATATCTTGGGCGTCGAGGCGGAAGACGCCGCCTCTAATTGGTGGTGTGCGGTTCACCCAGGATCCTTGCTTCCGACCGATCCGATAGGCCTTCATTGTTCGCAAGGTCGCTTCCGAGTGATAACTATATCCCAAAGAAAAATAATCGTGTTAGCTtaatctgatctgatcttgttgtcttacccacacacacacacacacacacacaaatGCACTGTACATGCCATATTGGCGTGTAGAAGACCAATGGTGTTGTAGTGTGTTTCCCTTTTTGGTGTAGTGCACCCGTCCGCTCCAACGCtgaacctcaacaccataaaAAAGCATCGTCACTTACGCTTTCATCTCGTCGGTGGCATCTCTGCCCACCATGTGAAGAACTGCCAATCTTCCACCGGGATGTCTATCCATCCAGCCATCGAGCTTGAGTACCGAGTcttcgaagacgacgatTGTTTGACCAGCTGCGATCATTCTCTCAACCGCCGCAGCGGTCAAGATCTTGTCGCGGTTCATTTCGGTGTGTGTGTATAAGGAATGTCGAAAAGGAAAGGAGAGACAAACTGGGaacaaaaaaagagaaaagggaagaaggagaggaaACAGCGAGTGAATCGAGTGTCGCTGTAGGTAGGAAGAGAGAGTGGATATGAATGAAGAGCAAACAGAGCAGAACGGGGAATCACAGCAGCAAACAGCCGAGGCAGCACAACGAGATAAGTACTTCCACtcgctctctctctcactctcatcagGGGCACAGCACAGCCTTGGAAGCTATCCATTTATTTCACATCGTACGTACGTACCCCAATGGCGCATATTCGCCCCCTCCTCATGCCAATAGCCAAAAAAGATAGCGTCTGCTGGGGGAGGATATTGACCACATCTCATCTCCAGAGACCCTTGTTGTAGCCaagtcttttcttcttctcgggtgTGGGCAAGGACCACATATTAAAACTGGTACTAAAAAGACCGAGGTGGAGATGGGTTTGTGAAACAAGCAAGAGAGTGAGTGAGCGTTGACCCCTGGTAGGTCAGTTAAGTTGCTCTGTAGGGGGATCAGATCTAGACCCGAGTGTGGCTTTGGACGGTGACAGTGACGGGACACGTTCtagaaaatagcttatttttctATCACCCTGCTCTTTTCGTATGCGAGTGATGCCGACGGATTGGAAACGTTGGACATTGATTGAACGAAAAGACACGAGAGATAAATTACACGTATCGCTTGTTCTGTCCGTTCTGCAATTACGCGTAACAGCTACCAACTACTCAAAACACTttccgtactccgtacggaCCACTCTCCCACTCTCGTTCTCCTCGTTTTCTCTCTAACGCGTAATCGGATACCTCCCCCTCCAGGAATAGCTCATCTCTGCTCCGTCCGAGTATGGATACGAAAATCCCTCCTCCACCGTCGGAAAACAACACGCGTTCTGGGTCCTGCGCCCCCCGTTCTCCACTCCCCCCTGTTCAGCTAGCTCTACTTGCAGCGGGGGGGCGTTACAGTGCAGAGACCCTGAATTTTTTgctgctttcttttttcggGATAGGGGATCTAGTGTCCTGTCCCGCGGGTGCCCGTATTGGTATCGGCGTTGGTCCGTACGCGTAAACGAAATAAACGAGAGCGAAGTTAAACAGAAAAGGAGGCATGTTCTAGAATAAGGGTCTTTATCGTCAAAAGTATAATTGCTGCAGGGTGTCTCTCGGCATTTGTTGGGTGTTACGTACGATGTGTTGCACGTGGTGAACTCTGTTGGAAGCTTGTCATGTTCTACACGAAACCATCTTGAGTAAGGTATCTCTACAGTAGCTTCAAAAGGGGCACGTCAATCTTAGTGTACAGTAGCGACGTGCTCATGACAACATGCCATGAATCGAACCACACAAATATTAAACCAAATCCTAACTGACGCGAAAACAAGAACCTGTTTTTCGTAAACGGCGCAGCAAGAAAAGCGACCTAATTACCTAGCTACCTACCTCCTTCAGTAATTAACCTTGCGCCTTTTTCGCACCCTATCGCCACATTCATAAGAAAGGGGTTACATACTGCAGTCTTGGCTTCAGCAAGCTAAGCTTTAGATGACCCCTGTCGTTCTGTGGCGTTGAGAAATTAATGTGTCTCCGTAGAACTGGGTGTCCAATCCTATGGCGAAAAATTAACGTGTCAAGATTAACTCTATGCAGCTGTGACCCAGATCTTGCTAGCGCCCCACGTTTTATCTTGAGTGCTGTTGTGTTGGTGGGTGGTGGGTGGGCtaatcttatcttatcgccgTTTGTGTCTGGGGGGATGGATTTTGGGATTGGGACTTTGGTTGGATGGTGTAGGGTAGTGATGATGCTGCGACGGTATGTTCCGTGGAACATTGATTTGAACAGTTGAATGGAACAAAGGTTAATTGAACGAGGTTGGTATTGAAAAGATGATGATAATGTTTGTTCAGTGGCTTTTGAATCGTCTGCCGACTTCGCAAAGTAAACCCCTCATTGCGTGATCTACCGAATATCTCATAGCGTTGCACTGTAACAAACCACTCACTACACCCAAATACCCATTCGCAGTAACACAACAAGCATCATCAATATGCCCTCCCAAGACTTCACCCAAATCCccatcatcgacatctcATCCCCCACGCCCCAAACCCTCTCCCATCTCCGCACCGCCCTCACACAAATCGGCTTCCTCTACATCTCCAACCACTCCGTCCCCACCTCCACAATAACagccctcatcaacatcctcccAGACCTCTTCGCCCTCTCCCCCCAAACAAAGCAAGAAATTGCGCTGGAAAACTCTCCTCATTTTTTAGGTTACAGCGCTGCTGGCACGGAAACTACAGCTGGGAAGGCAGATCTGAGGGAACAGGTTGAGCTCGCTACGGAACTTGAGAGAGCGCCTCTTGATGCACCGCTGTACGATGGGCTGAGGGGTCCGAATCAATGGCCATCTGCGCTTCCGGAGCTGAAGGGTGTTGTTACGCGGTATATTGAGGAAATGACACTATTAGGCGAACGTTTTTTGAGACTTGTTGCGAAGGCTCTTGATCTTCCGGATGACATATTCTTCTCATACCTTTCTGATCAACACCGTCTTAAATTAGTTCACTACcctgcatcaacaacatcatcccaAGGCGTCGGTCCGCACAAAGACTCCTCAGGATGGTGGACCTTTCTCCTCCAAGCATCACCTCAAGTAAACGGTCTCCAAGTCCTCAACAAATCCGGCTCATGGATCGACGTCCCCGCCATCCCGGACACTTTCGTCGTCAACATCGGCCAAGCATTCGAAGTCGTGACAAACGGTGTATGCAAAGCGACTACACACCGCGTCCTATCCTCTCCAGAAGAACGATTTAGCGTTCCGTTCTTTCAAGGTGTGCGACGTGATTTAACGAGGAATGAGGCGGTGACTTCGCTGAAGGCGCATTTTGAACGCTGGGGTGAAGGGGAGGAGGCGGGTGAGGCGGGAGCGGTGGATAATCCGTTTGTGAGGGGGTTGTATGATACTTGGGGGGAGACGCAGTTGAGGACAAAAGTTAGGAGTCATAGGGAGATTGGGAGGAGGTTTTATGGGAGTGTTTATGAAAGGTACATCGAGGATTCGTGAGGGATGACGTGGGGTTGGGAGGAAGTGTCCGAGAACTTTCCGTGAGGGTATAAAGCTCCGAGACATCATCACTCCGTTCAATTGCTTCAATTTTACTCTATATCAATTGACAATCGATAGTTTTCCAAGATGGCACTCGAATTACCCGCGCGACAGACGTTTACAGTCCGTAGTGACAATGTATACTCTTACATCTTCATCCCTCCTACCTCCCAATCAACAacccttctctttcttcatgGCTTCCCATCAACCCTCACAGATTGGGTTCATCAAATTCAACATTTCTCTTCCGAGGGATATGGCGTCGTCGCTCTGGATCTGCTCGGTTACGGCGAAAGTAGCAAGCCAACAGATGTACACGCCTACCGCCTCAAGTCGATGGGCGATGAGGTCATCGAACTTCTCGACCATCTGaacctcaagaccatcgTGGGAATCGGCCATGATTTCGGCGCGACACTTTTATCCAGAATGGCAGCTTACCACCCCTCACGCTGGGAAGCTCTCGTATTTCTAGCCGTCGGACCGCCCAAGCTGGGGACGCCATTCGACGTTGACATGATCAACACCATGACCAAGCAGTTCCTGGGGTATGAGATGCTCGGATACATCCCATGGCTAGCCGATTTCACCACGCAGGAAATCCTCGAGAAGAACGCTGAAACGGCGATGAGTCTGGTGTTTTGTCGCGATCGCGAAGAGTGGGAGACGTGGTTCCATCCTCTTGGCAAGATGGAGGAGTTTGTGCGTCAAGACCGCAGACTTCCCATCGCATCATGGTACACTGATGATCTGCAGGAAGCACATCTCAAGGCATTTGGTTCAAATGGTGGGTATAAAGGCGTGTGTCGGTGGTATCGCATGTGGAAAGATAATCTCTTCGCCCCAGACGAACAAGGCTTTGAAGACTTTCACATCTCACAActcgttctcttcatcgtcccaTCAGAACCCGAGCAATCCGCcgctcaacaacagcaaatgCTTTCATCCTGGGCCCCTCAACTCCAAACCGTCAAGTTAAACACGAGCCACTGGATCCATATTCAAGCTCCCGCCGAAACCAACACTACAATCCAGAACTTCCTCACCTCACGCAGGTAGACTTAACTGCTCCGGCCTTAACCAATCAAACGTATCCAAAAGATCAAAATTAAAATCCAACTGTGTCGGAATATCCCAATCCAGAGTATCCAGCGCTCCTCCGCCTGCAATCGGCGCGTTGAGGTTATGGTCCAGGACACCCTGTATAACAGCTTTGCAGTCTGCGCAGAGATCAGCGTTGGGGGCGGGAGGTCGGACCCAGTCGAGGAAGCCGATTAGTAGACTGAGTTTTTGGATTATGGCGGACCGGCTGAGTTTGGGGCAGTCGGGATGGGTGCCGCGGAATGTTGGGCGGAGGAGTTCGAGACAGAGGATACCGCCTCCGGGGGCGGCGAAGGCCATGAGCTGCAGGTGTTAGATTGGGAAAGGATGATGGATTGAGTAACGTACAAGCCATTCAAAGTCTCGTCTCATGCCCGAGAAGCGGTCTTGGTGTGTCCAGAAGAGAAGTGTCAAGGTGACCATCTCGAAACTGATCGGGAGTAACCGGTTCTCATCAATGTGACCGAGACGAAGTAATAATCTCTCTACAAAGAAGAGATTCTGCATGTGTTCTAGTCGGATAAGAATTCGTGAATATACTTTTTGAACATCGCAGTCTGGGTCGTCGAGTTCGTCAGGTCGATGGATGAGATTGGCTGGGAAGCTCTCATACGTCCTCTCAGCGCGAGCCTTGATCTCACTACCCTTATCAGCAGAGAACTCGGAAACATGAAGTGACGTACGTTAGACTCTCAAAAGTGACCTTGACGCTATTCGCAAGTGcaatctcaagaagctcatcctTAATGTAGGCAATCTGCGACCGCGCCCTAACCATAGACGATCCTTTCAGATCACCGACGTGTCGAAACCCATTGGAGTCGAGCTCTTGCACCGCATGACGGATAGTAGCTTGATCAGACTCAAGATCCAAGTCTGTCAGGTCGAGTGGCAGaggggatgagaagaagcggCGGCTGAGCAGCGGTGGACGGCCTGTGAAGGAGACGAGTACTttgtcgatgttgaagaCGCGGGCGGTGATGCGACGTCTGTGTTCGGAGCAGAGAGAGGGGATGTAGTTTGTGTCTTCTGATCCGACGTGTCGACCAAGGAATGTGAGGAGTGCAACGGTCTCTGCAAAGTAGCGCCAGCATGTCAAACCTGCGATCATCAGTGATTGTCAACTTAAGGGTGAACATAAACTTACCTGCATCGCCTGAGACGAGAGACTCAGTGGTGACTCGTCGGTAGCAAAGATACAGCATAATGTCATTCCCAGGTGTGAAATGTCTCGCCAGCTCAATGCAATACCCCAAACACTTCACCACAACCGGCGCATCAAAACTCGGCGAGCCATCCCAATACGTCCAGATCAATCCCACCGACTCCCATCGGATATTACTCCCCGTGAATTGATCAGTCCAAGCCTTTGCACTCGAATGCTCATCGCGCAGAGGCCTCGCCGTGTTATTGCTTACATGCCGCGCCACGACATCCAAGTCCGCATCATCTCGCGATGAGAGATACCGTCCCCAATCTCTATGAAGCGTGTCGATAATCTCCTGAATAGCTCTAAAGATCCACCCGTCTGTGAGACAGTGAAGTCTATGCGCCATAACATCATGTTGAGACTGAGGTAAACACCGAAGA
This region includes:
- a CDS encoding hypothetical protein (EggNog:ENOG41), with translation MSSATNTTPEVITPSESSASATALITITMATNPSTLERLPQEILLKVNKLLIFRGASRLARTSKYLYRILNREIYKLAGKHDNWYPLFAAAATGNIGTFERCFENGAVVDTHWPLYSTLEFGHGQRLYLTLGWRPLRQAISSRQTVAVDWLLHHGADPDETLLEAVLMHRREAPLAFAFRCGHGRFQNWITCRTILFDLLEAGADLNEVEQGPADEIEAMYDYRWYISAYWQSGL
- a CDS encoding hypothetical protein (EggNog:ENOG41) — its product is MNRDKILTAAAVERMIAAGQTIVVFEDSVLKLDGWMDRHPGGRLAVLHMVGRDATDEMKAYHSEATLRTMKAYRIGRKQGSWVNRTPPIRGGVFRLDAQDIDISDSSTSSDTDDTDNTSLDDAVSSASSSPSVVDVKDEGQGLRQRAVKTDDSRKRTATLRVANAGVAREIQNDLETYPSLDTRVQEEIARKYQLLHQRIHDEGLYQCPYVEYGKEMMRYTTLFTLFGVLFYNQWYITSAVFLGLFWHQIMFSAHDAGHLAITSNFVVDTLIGMFIADFCCGLSIGWWKSSHNVHHLVTNQPEHDPDIQNVPLFATCPSFFKSLRSTYYNFTFVWDAAADFLVPFQRWTYYPVMGIARFNLYLLSWLHVLSEKSSQLGKSRAWWIRPTEITFMACYWFLFGYCLLWRGLPDWTTRVIFVLVSHIITMPLHVQITLSHWGMSTVDLGETESFAQRQLRTTMDVDCPAWMDFVHGGLQFQAVHHLFPRVPRHNLRKVQVMIREFCNDTGVPYSILNFTDGNRKVLGRLKDVSDQLDIMIKCQQHMARTGESGLH
- a CDS encoding hypothetical protein (EggNog:ENOG41~MEROPS:MER0017177) encodes the protein MPSQDFTQIPIIDISSPTPQTLSHLRTALTQIGFLYISNHSVPTSTITALINILPDLFALSPQTKQEIALENSPHFLGYSAAGTETTAGKADLREQVELATELERAPLDAPLYDGLRGPNQWPSALPELKGVVTRYIEEMTLLGERFLRLVAKALDLPDDIFFSYLSDQHRLKLVHYPASTTSSQGVGPHKDSSGWWTFLLQASPQVNGLQVLNKSGSWIDVPAIPDTFVVNIGQAFEVVTNGVCKATTHRVLSSPEERFSVPFFQGVRRDLTRNEAVTSLKAHFERWGEGEEAGEAGAVDNPFVRGLYDTWGETQLRTKFSKMALELPARQTFTVRSDNVYSYIFIPPTSQSTTLLFLHGFPSTLTDWVHQIQHFSSEGYGVVALDLLGYGESSKPTDVHAYRLKSMGDEVIELLDHLNLKTIVGIGHDFGATLLSRMAAYHPSRWEALVFLAVGPPKLGTPFDVDMINTMTKQFLGYEMLGYIPWLADFTTQEILEKNAETAMSLVFCRDREEWETWFHPLGKMEEFVRQDRRLPIASWYTDDLQEAHLKAFGSNGGYKGVCRWYRMWKDNLFAPDEQGFEDFHISQLVLFIVPSEPEQSAAQQQQMLSSWAPQLQTVKLNTSHWIHIQAPAETNTTIQNFLTSRR